Proteins encoded together in one Pectinophora gossypiella chromosome 20, ilPecGoss1.1, whole genome shotgun sequence window:
- the LOC126376246 gene encoding Meckel syndrome type 1 protein produces MNEFNRSKVSGVRWLKKPVENIRIKVKLKPQDGILSLPKFDEYANESNGLTKLENKTEEYIFKWQEKVFSAWELQRYTDVHNCISETELNYNEMLNNLDYESSKIFTYIHYDCHLPLPSELKNNNLKELNVLSLNSCLARLNLDNRFGRMLEDTSSMGHLFKSTENVVAEEEPWTAMHVVFDHSDYNEDSQLLLKQDAIILSLYYNTIHNYLIITPDVNNLDLNPYTVESETGVQWGFQYSVEVDFEETESGEELVTLLRKLHQKWERQQKQVVNFEMPPLGKKLYYVTLELVTATDFDVDDLYIEFTIQVPDDIQCNDALHGRSHLAKPIRTEDIEEWHFSHIIELTLEMTTDSESAPIQVFFEAISTDWWGRHRTEGYSYLPLSLNPGRFSKQLSCSRPEELDSVEAENRRFFVGGCHLIKDLEIFAKPQLHDANFKFVTTGSINVRWNTISQTCVSQGRVVDGREARSCASALLLGAEAVLRQYRRARARLAAATHSLTADHED; encoded by the exons ATGAATGAATTTAATCGTTCTAAAGTTAGTGGTGTCCGTTGGTTAAAGAAGCCCGTGGAAAATATACGAATAAA agtGAAACTTAAGCCACAAGACGGAATATTATCCCTGCCAAAATTCGACGAATATGCAAATGAATCAAATGGTCTTACAAAACTGGAAAATAAGACAGaagaatacatttttaaatggcaagaaaaagtatttagtgcTTGGGAACTTCAACGCTATACAGATGTTCATAACTGTATATCTGAAACGGAGTTAAACTACAATGAGATGTTAAATAATTTAGATTACGAATCCTCTAAAATATTCACATACATCCACTATGACTGCCACTTGCCTTTGCCTTCggagttaaaaaataataatttaaaagagtTGAATGTTCTCAGTTTGAATTCTTGCTTAGCTAGGTTGAATTTAGATAATAGGTTTGGCAGGATGTTGGAAGATACAAGTTCAATGGGGCATTTGTTTAAGAGCACAGAGAATGTTGTGGCAGAAGAGGAGCCCTGGACTGCGATGCATGTTGTATTCGATCATTCGGACTACAATGA AGACTCACAACTACTTCTCAAACAGGATGCAATCATTCTGTCCCTATACTACAACACCATACATAACTACCTGATTATAACTCCGGATGTGAACAACTTGGATTTGAACCCGTATACCGTAGAATCTGAGACTGGAGTCCAGTGGGGATTCCAATACTCAGTTGAAGTCGATTTTGAGGAGACAGAGAGTGGAGAAGAATTGGTTACATTG CTTCGTAAACTACACCAGAAATGGGAGCGTCAACAGAAACAAGTGGTGAACTTCGAAATGCCGCCATTGGGGAAGAAACTTTATTACGTCACGTTAGAGTTGGTCACCGCTACGGACTTTGATGTGGACGATTTGTATATTGAGTTTACAATACAG gtCCCTGATGACATTCAATGCAACGATGCGCTTCACGGCCGGAGTCATTTAGCTAAACCCATAAGAACAGAAGACATCGAGGAGTGGCATTTTAGCCACATTATTGAGCTTACTTTGGAGATGACCACAGACTCAG AATCTGCCCCTATACAAGTGTTCTTCGAAGCGATATCGACGGACTGGTGGGGTCGGCATCGGACGGAGGGGTATAGCTATCTCCCTTTGTCGTTAAATCCTGGCCGTTTCTCCAAGCAACTGTCCTGCTCTAGGCCTGAAGAGTTGGATTCCGTGGAGGCGGAAAACCGCAGGTTCTTTGTTGGAGGATGCCATCTGATCAAGGATTTGGAGATTTTCGCAAAGCCGCAATTACAT GACGCGAATTTCAAGTTCGTAACAACAGGATCTATCAACGTCCGTTGGAACACGATCTCGCAGACGTGTGTCAGTCAGGGGCGTGTAGTGGACGGGCGTGAGGCACGGTCGTGTGCATCAGCGCTGTTACTAGGGGCTGAAGCGGTGCTGCGCCAGTACAGGAGGGCGCGCGCTCGCCTCGCTGCTGCCACGCACTCACTCACTGCTGATCATGAAGACTGA
- the LOC126376296 gene encoding capping protein inhibiting regulator of actin dynamics-like encodes MVFCYKIITESPLRSGCVSPRKASPMGRLPDIHSSLSQLMNTTDYHDVSGSIMDDIPDREWRLLATLLRKREQDIEREKLADEFRKMWQKEKEERNMIAAESSEQYKKFLHQKREEQRLLQELRSFQRQTEEQMKQGLLVNSLRHKEKRSASVLAWCHDKKTFDLVEKVIDSEAKALLAADRRCRQDAADEWKKKAELVDWQKKADEARRRKNAMLKETSQRVAINNALSSWETALLKEGVNVMDEFKRAQHAAHAELTHLRSVRLARARDSRLKRARRLATITQQLREAVRMARS; translated from the exons ATGgtgttttgttataaaataataacagagAGCCCGCTCCGGTCGGGCTGCGTATCACCGAGGAAGGCCTCGCCGATGGGACGACTGCCTGACA TTCACAGCTCCCTATCCCAGTTAATGAACACGACGGACTACCATGACGTCAGCGGCAGTATTATGGACGACATCCCAGACAGAGAGTGGAGACTCCTGGCCACCCTGCTCCGCAAGAGAGAGCAAGACATCGAGAGGGAGAAACTTGCAGACGAGTTCCGGAAAATGTGGCAGAAAGAGAAGGAAGAAAGAAATATG ATAGCAGCGGAGTCCTCAGAGCAGTACAAGAAATTCCTCCATCAGAAGCGAGAGGAACAGCGCCTACTTCAAGAGTTGAGGAGTTTCCAGCGGCAGACTGAGGAGCAGATGAAGCAGGGTCTCTTGGTGAACAGCTTACGACACAAGGAAAAACGCAGCGCGAGTGTCCTGGCTTGGTGCCATGATAAAAAG ACATTCGACCTAGTAGAGAAAGTAATAGACTCGGAAGCGAAAGCCCTGCTGGCTGCAGACAGGAGGTGTCGTCAGGATGCTGCTGACGAGTGGAAGAAGAAAGCTGAACTGGTGGACTGGCAGAAGAAAGCTGATGAGGCGAGGAGACGGAAGAACGCCATGCTGAAGGAGACTTCTCAG cGCGTAGCCATAAACAACGCCCTGAGTTCCTGGGAAACCGCCTTACTGAAGGAAGGAGTCAACGTGATGGATGAGTTCAAACGCGCGCAACACGCCGCGCACGCAGAACTGACACACTTGCGCAGCGTGCGCCTCGCGCGTGCGCGGGACTCGCGACTCAAACGCGCGCGGAGACTGGCCACTATCACTCAGCAACTGCGCGAGGCTGTGCGCATGGCTAGATCTTAA